A genomic stretch from Penicillium digitatum chromosome 4, complete sequence includes:
- a CDS encoding Retrovirus-related Pol polyprotein from transposon TNT 1-94 — translation MALKENNKAYIRVIQEEHTRPSRPDFLDITEEAIRQLAIIKVGGNADLVTDLVIRELAKERQHENTRLRADWQKEMDKWDTCNTRACNLLFSTLDPIPASLVDKVENAREAYKILQAEYGTPSWQTNFKRFEILCTLQYKGNNPQDYVRRFKEALFEIYQRGSNLDANTTLNFFIRSIQNNPRCQIFIQALKPNIKDPNFMVEIYREFILTEGSSKIAIGYNSIPSVHTTSSNSSKDTNSSSSNFDKKRDAKKGNNKQSNNSNKDKSSKKKTDFVREDNVILCKHHGTLGNHYSNRCPLLKNSSNTITIQPTTQQVTVPQPGHIIGQVDNQGRIHSLQQQPRQGANAIYAPASYTSTPQQGPSPGDPLARYNTLFTNALFQSHAIHSTHIVSQEGQKANDNNDITRWMIDSGTSTHMTPHRSVFVNFRQCVLPVSTATGDVFYTEGYGDVILHLLNQDSTEQLFDSPLVLRKVWLAPELRSSLISMSALDKEDIGTWTKNGMMTFKHQDNHGPESTIGFATCKGEHYWLNCAGIDKINHMLDCNLVTGSPNSIFAINSTPISIDLAHRRACHAGEDRVRKMETFADGIKLKKGAGVTFPCAPCIKGKGHALPFVTEVYIQLETYLKTQFGYTVKRVHGDDATEHKPLATYLASKGTVWDPTPPYTKQLNGVAEIKNRHLVEPLVAVMTEYQLPKYLWGLLLGGINYTMNRLYASKIGMSPYEALFGPSTQAQDQGSSIITDRHIPVDFLNEYDYCTVPTQYYDNTGFGNKKQIQPRPSSPYRYRFSTPPPPTVEDDHEEHLDMPTNLPLDHIHPFILEQQAPVILPDPDTFVLPNDNEMAGSFGRFMEAQREDTGAHFEVGGRGTLVESQPASRQVVDMDIPTDMNLHQAPFQHEQLPSQLDQASFKYDFSHLNPMPDDRIQDRNYVSTQPIQPESGQLRRSTRIKKPSKAYIESLASKSFFDSNFLQLLADQPDILVSLVTNVTATEFATSKLTSNDVGFEPNGWAQAMSCVEKDKWLVAAHKELHRHLINA, via the exons ATGGCTTTGAAGGAGAACAATAAGGCATACATTCGTGTCATTCAAGAGGAACATACTCGTCCTTCCCGGCCTGACTTCCTTGATATCACAGAAGAAGCTATACGACAGCTTGCTATCATCAAGGTTGGTGGGAATGCTGATCTTGTCACCGATCTAGTCATTCGTGAACTAGCAAAGGAACGTCAGCATGAAAACACTCGGCTACGCGCCGACTGGCAAAAGGAGATGGACAAGTGGGATACATGCAATACCCGTGCATGTAATCTATTGTTTAGTACTCTTGACCCTATCCCTGCCTCTCTTGTCGACAAAGTGGAGAATGCTAGAGAAGCATACAAGATCCTCCAAGCTGAATACGGTACTCCATCCTGGCAAACCAATTTCAAACGATTTGAAATCCTTTGTACCCTCCAATACAAAGGTAACAATCCCCAGGACTACGTACGCCGCTTCAAAGAAGCACTGTTCGAGATCTATCAACGTGGTTCAAACCTTGATGCCAATACCACACTTAATTTCTTCATTCGTTCAATTCAGAACAACCCCCGCTGTCAGATCTTCATTCAAGCTTTGAAACCCAACATCAAAGATCCAAACTTCATGGTAGAAATATACCGTGAATTCATTCTTACAGAAGGATCATCAAAGATTGCTATTGGGTATAACTCGATTCCTTCGGTTCACACCACATCGTCTAATTCCAGCAAGGACACCAACTCTTCTAGCTCTAACTTCGACAAGAAGAGAGATGCTAAGAAAGGCAACAACAAGCAGTCGAACAATTCCAACAAGGACAAATCCTCGAAGAAAAAGACCGACTTTGTTAGAGAGGATAATGTCATTCTTTGCAAGCATCATGGCACTCTCGGTAATCACTACTCGAACAgatgtcccttgctaaagaattcaTCAAATACCATCACCATTCAACCTACAACTCAGCAGGTTACGGTACCACAACCAGGCCATATCATTGGTCAGGTTGACAATCAAGGACGAATTCATTCGCtacaacaacagcctcggcAGGGAGCTAATGCAATCTATGCACCAGCATCTTATACCTCGACTCCACAGCAAGGTCCTTCTCCAGGAGACCCACTCGCTCGGTACAATACTCTCTTTACCAATGCCCTATTCCAGTCACATGCTATTCATAGCACTCACATTGTATCGCAAGAAGGACAAAAAGCCAATGACAACAACGATATCACACGCTGGATGATTGACTCTGGCACCAGTACACATATGACAccccacagatctgtctttgtcaattTTAGACAGTGTGTATTGCCAGTATCTACTGCCACAGGAGATGTCTTTTACACCGAGGGTTATGGAGATGTGATTCTTCATCTCCTAAATCAGGACTCGACTGAGCAACTCTTTGATTCACCACTGGTTCTTCGCAAGGTATGGCTTGCACCAGAACTACGATCAAGCCTGATCTCAATGTCTGCTCTCGATAAGGaagacattggcacatggaccaagaatggcatgatgacattcaaacatcaagataaccatggcccagagtctaccattggctttgctacctgtaaagGTGAACATTACTGGCTAAATTGTGCCGGTATTGACAAGATTAATCATATGCTTGATTGCAACCTTGTCACTGGATCTCCCAACTCGATTTTCGCTATCAATTCCACCCCAATTTCAATTGATCTTGCTCATCGTCGTGCGTgccacgccggcgaggatcGTGTGCGAAAGATGGAGACATTTGCTGATGGCATTAAGCTAAAGAAAGGAGCtggcgtcacctttccttgtgctccaTGCATTAAGGGTAAAGGTCATGCATTGCCTTTTG tcaccgaggttTACATCCAATTGGAAACCTACTTGAAAACACAGTTTGGATATACTGTGAAGAGAGTTCATGGCGACGATGCCACAGAGCATAAGCCACTAGCTacttaccttgctagcaagggaacggttTGGGATCCAACACCACCGTACACCAAGCAGCTAAATGGTGTCGCTGAAATCAAAAACCGTCATCTTGTGGAGCCATTGGTAGCTGTTATGACTGAGTACCAGTTACCAAAGTACCTCTGGGGATTACTCCTTGGTGGTATTAACTACACAATGAATCGGCTTTATGCTTCAAAAATAGGGATGTCACCCTATGAAGCATTGTTTG GGCCAAGCACTCAAGCACAGGATCAAGGTTCTTCAATCATAACTGATCGTCACATTCCAGTCGATTTTCTTAATGAATATGACTACTGCACGGTGCCTACACAGTACTATGACAATACAGGTTTCGGTAACAAGAAACAGATTCAACCCCGTCCTTCCTCTCCCTACCGATACCGTTTCAGTactccgccgccgccgacggttgaagatgatcatGAAGAACATCTTGACATGCCTACGAACCTTCCTCTCGATCACATCCATCCTTTCATTCTCGAACAACAAGCTCCGGTGATCCTTCCAGATCCTGATACATTTGTGTTACCAAACGATAATGAAATGGCGGGTAGTTTTGGAAGGTTTATGGAGGCACAACGGGAGGAcactggtgcccactttgaagtAGGTGGGCGAGGGACTCTCGTCGAGTCACAACCTGCTTCCCGGCAGGTTGTTGATATGGATATTCCCACGGATATGAATCTTCATCAAGCACCATTTCAACATGAACAACTTCCATCACAACTCGATCAGGCATCGTTTAAGTACGATTTCTCTCATTTAAATCCTATGCCTGACGACAGAATTCAAGATAGGAACTACGTCTCAACTCAACCAATTCAGCCCGAAAGCGGGCAGTTACGACGTTcaacaagaatcaagaagcCCAGCAAGGCTTATATTGAAAGCttggctagcaagtcattctttgattccaactTCCTACAACTCTTAGCAGATCAACCAGACATCTTGGTTAGTCTTGTCACCAATGTCACTGCTACAGAGTTTGCTACCTCGAAATTGACATCTAATGACGTGGGCTTTGAACCCAATGGCTGGGcacaagctatgtcctgtgtTGAAAAGGACAAATGGCTAGttgctgctcacaaagagcTACATCGTCACTTGATAAATG CATGA
- a CDS encoding ABC transporter, putative has product MRGGLLSLMYNQTLRLPGSTLTDQSVLTLMSEDFDRIAAGFENSDVIWASPIEVGLALYLLYRQVGLACLAPIVFVVGCTASVHTLSKRAKNSQHLWMEALQDRISSTSSFLGNIKNIRMSGISEATSAKIDDLRATELNKSKIFRLNATVSMTVGVLPETLAPAAAFIVYALIARQSEQGALDPAKAFSSLSLIGLVSKPILNFMYAFPVFIASFGSYDRIQKYLLTDQCYQTLISFGDISNPQQKGLRADTISDEEIVQLSDLKPIDRNKGNSSKPLIQMKNASFSFKATGDPVLNNVSLNVNRGSISLLVGPVGSGKSALLLALLGEIFQTEGETLKQPGLGIAYCSQEPWMPNLSIRNLIQGPSNFEETWYQEVINACCLDTEIDRLPQKDMTTVGSKGVRLSGGQRQRISLARAVYSRKQLLLLDDITSGLDASTENQVIQKLLGQHGICRKYGLAVVFATHKINFKHKVDTIMTIDHDGLSIKTRSSDGMLADFEIHVPIQQDLASSTPRPNFLEEQEIESRQALADASRRAGDSSLYFLYAKEMGWIAVISVLSASIGFCFFSRFPNIWLEWWSEAEIEEPGKSTTRYIAGYAGFGVSSAICFFLVYWIFMVQSVPRTSVRLHRRLLKAVTAAPLASLVSTDTGVMLNRFSQDMSLIDMRLPGAMIQTLDGFLDAIAEVVLIAQSSPWTALTFPPIMFIVYILQKFYLHTSRQIRHLDLEAKSPLFSSFLETCDGIATIRGFGWQENFRQLNMHLTDESQKPFYLMYSIQCWLTLVLNLIVMGIVVVLVVLAIEMRSTSGGALGVALNNVSAISATLAYVIEAWTSLETSIGALARLKSFESETPSEHLPQECYNPTSAWPSEGRIKFVDLALSYRTELDPVIQGINLTIPPGAKIGICGRSGSGKSSLILGLLRLNEITKGRTLIDGLDISQIPRETLRQKLTTLPQDPLILPGSIRLNLDPLQNHTDAAIMSALSRVGMANLFLAKEAGLDSVIQKETLSTGQQQLIAFVRILLKPKPSPILLLDEATSMVDVQTEATMMNLISEQFKDSTVIAVAHRLNTIVDFDLILVIENGTIVESGRPAELLRDPESWFSSLWVKQIQDSASGVTGVRS; this is encoded by the exons ATGCGTGGAGGGCTTCTTAGCCTAATGTATAATCAAACTTTGCGTCTTCCGGGATCCACGCTGACCGACCAGTCCGTGCTTACTCTCATGAGTGAGGATTTCGATCGAATCGCTGCAGGCTTTGAGAATTCAGACGTAATATGGGCTTCACCTATCGAGGTGGGCTTGGCACTTTACCTCTTGTACCGACAGGTTGGGCTTGCCTGCCTTGCACCTATTGTCTTTGTGGTTG ggtGTACTGCGTCTGTTCATACATTGTCAAAGAGAGCAAAGAATTCGCAACACCTCTGGATGGAAGCCCTTCAAGATAGAATCAGCTCGACATCCTCCTTTCTTGGTAACATTAAAAACATTCGCATGTCTGGCATCTCGGAAGCCACATCTGCAAAAATCGACGATCTGCGTGCCACGGAGTTGAACAAGTCCAAAATTTTTCGGCTAAACGCTACTGTCAGCATGACTGTTGGTGTTCTTCCAGAAACTCTTGCCCCAGCTGCAGCTTTCATAGTCTACGCCCTTATCGCTAGACAATCCGAGCAAGGCGCTCTTGACCCTGCGAAAGCGTTCTCATCATTATCGCTCATCGGTCTAGTCAGCAAGCCCATTTTGAATTTTATGTACGCTTTTCCGGTATTCATCGCTTCTTTTGGTTCTTATGATCGGATTCAGAAATATCTTTTGACAGATCAGTGCTACCAAACCTTGATTTCCTTTGGCGACATCTCTAATCCCCAACAAAAGGGATTGCGTGCAGACACTATTTCAGATGAAGAGATAGTGCAACTCAGTGACTTAAAGCCCATTGATCGGAACAAAGGCAACTCTTCCAAGCCCTTGATCCAGATGAAGAACGCTTCATTCTCCTTCAAAGCAACAGGAGACCCTGTTCTAAACAACGTCTCTCTCAACGTCAACCGAGGTAGTATTTCTCTACTCGTGGGACCAGTTGGAAGTGGCAAGAGTGCCTTGTTACTCGCTCTACTTGGTGAGATTTTCCAGACAGAAGGGGAAACGCTGAAACAACCGGGGTTAGGGATTGCATATTGCTCCCAAGAGCCATGGATGCCAAACCTCTCTATCCGCAATCTCATTCAAGGTCCTTCCAACTTCGAGGAAACGTGGTACCAAGAGGTAATAAATGCATGCTGTCTTGACACGGAAATCGACCGTCTACCGCAGAAAGACATGACTACCGTTGGAAGTAAAGGCGTGCGTCTCAGTGGAGGTCAAAGACAGCGCATTTCCCTTGCAAGAGCAGTCTATTCTCGGAAACAGCTTCTTCTGCTGGATGATATCACCAGTGGGCTTGATGCTTCCACTGAAAATCAGGTGATTCAAAAATTGTTGGGACAACACGGTATCTGTCGGAAGTATGGCTTGGCTGTAGTTTTCGCAACACACAAGA TAAATTTCAAACACAAGGTTGATACCATCATGACGATTGATCACGATGGCTTGAGTATAAAGACACGGTCCTCTGATGGAATGCTTGCCGATTTCGAAATTCACGTCCCAATACAACAGGATCTTGCTTCTAGTACGCCTAGGCCCAATTTCTTGGAAGAGCAGGAAATCGAATCCAGGCAAGCGCTAGCTGATGCATCTAGACGAGCCGGCGACTCCAGTCTTTATTTTCTCTACGCCAAGGAAATGGGGTGGATAGCCGTCATATCAGTTCTTTCTGCATCAATCGGATTTTGTTTCTTCAGCAGATTCCCGAATATCTGGCTCGAATGGTGGTCCGAAGCAGAAATTGAGGAGCCAGGAAAAAGTACCACTCGCTATATCGCTGGCTACGCAGGCTTTGGAGTCTCATCGGCTATCTGTTTCTTCCTTGTTTACTGGATTTTCATGGTTCAATCTGTGCCTCGCACTTCAGTTCGCTTGCACAGAAGACTGCTGAAGGCTGTGACTGCTGCCCCTCTCGCATCTCTTGTCTCAACTGATACCGGAGTGATGCTAAATCGTTTCAGTCAAGACATGTCTTTAATCGATATGAGACTACCAGGGGCAATGATTCAGACCCTGGACGGTTTTCTTGATGCGATTGCTGAAGTAGTGCTGATCGCGCAATCATCCCCATGGACCGCATTGACCTTCCCCCCGATCATGTTCATAGTTTACATTTTGCAAAAGTTCTACCTACACACCTCGCGACAGATTCGACACTTGGATCTTGAAGCCAAGTCGCCCCTTTTCTCTAGTTTCCTGGAGACGTGCGATGGAATTGCTACAATCAGGGGATTTGGCTGGCAAGAAAACTTCCGTCAGCTCAACATGCACCTTACCGACGAGTCGCAGAAACCGTTCTATCTCATGTACTCCATTCAATGCTGGTTGACTCTTGTCTTGAACTTGATAGTGATGGGAATCGTTGTCGTGCTTGTCGTTTTGGCTATTGAAATGCGCAGCACATCTGGCGGTGCTCTTGGTGTTGCGCTCAACAATGTCTCCGCTATTAGCGCGACTTTGGCATACGTCATTGAAGCATGGACTTCGCTTGAAACCTCAATTGGGGCATTGGCTCGATTGAAATCCTTCGAATCCGAAACGCCGTCTGAACATCTCCCTCAGGAATGCTATAATCCTACAAGTGCTTGGCCATCCGAAGGAAGAATCAAATTCGTTGACCTTGCACTAAGCTACCG GACCGAGTTGGATCCTGTAATCCAGGGAATCAATCTAACGATACCTCCCGGGGCTAAGATAGGCATTTGTGGGCGCTCAGGAAG TGGCAAAAGCTCCCTGATACTAGGTCTACTACGACTGAACGAAATCACGAAAGGAAGAACCTTAATCGATGGCCTTGACATTAGTCAAATTCCACGAGAGACGCTTCGACAGAAGCTAACCACGCTACCCCAGGATCCACTGATCTTGCCTGGTTCAATCCGCCTGAATCTTGATCCTTTACAGAATCATACCGATGCGGCTATTATGTCTGCGCTTTCCCGTGTCGGAATGGCGAACTTGTTTTTAGCCAAAGAAGCAGGTTTAGACAGTGTCATTCAGAAAGAAACACTTTCTACCGGTCAGCAGCAGCTGATTGCTTTTGTGCGAATCCTGTTGAAGCCAAAACCGTCTCCCATTCTACTCCTCGATGAAGCGACTTCAATGGTAGATGTGCAGACGGAAGCCACGATGATGAACTTGATCTCAGAGCAATTCAAAGACAGTACAGTCATTGCAGTGGCCCATCGGCTGAACACGATTGTGGACTTTGATCTCATTCTAGTCATTGAAAACGGGACCATTGTTGAATCTGGGAGGCCTGCTGAGCTTCTTCGGGACCCAGAGAGTTGGTTTAGCAGTTTATGGGTCAAACAGATCCAAGATAGTGCTAGTGGTGTCACTGGGGTTAGATCCTAG
- a CDS encoding Major facilitator superfamily domain, general substrate transporter: protein MPSPRDPTCDEATSLLQESDVSAQSNVVQESVYPRWIITVVLLCGGAVLFDLSNNLGEVAEVALLEDMVCRDYYAKHVVNAVTSAAERCKIEPIQTEIALLNGWRETFETIPAILLAVPYGILADWVGYRPVALLAFFGSAMCSNWSRVVFWFYPILPPRALWFSALWQILGGGPQVVTSLSFSAVATITPAKMRTTVFSQMTAVILATELIAPPVGAALMKKNPWAPFLASSVIAIFSVLWGVLFFPAIYNQAKPASTSGHEQPPVRAWYASEGIQELYEQLSQNKNAALVVVSFFVTLVGTHAFALLLQYISKRFHTSYAEVRSLLSSQTFEPLVNAEQNSFP, encoded by the exons ATGCCTTCCCCCAGGGACCCCACTTGCGATGAAGCAACAAGCCTGCTTCAAGAATCAGACGTCTCAGCTCAGTCAAATGTAGTCCAAGAATCTGTTTATCCCCGTTGGATTATTACAGTCGTGCTATTATGCGGCGGCGCGGTTCTTTTCGACCTTTCTAACAATCTGGGTGAAGTCGCCGAGGTTGCTCTCTTGGAAGACATGGTATGCCGAGATTATTATGCTAAGCATGTTGTAAATGCTGTTACTTCTGCAGCAGAAAGATGCAAGATAGAGCCTATTCAGACGGAGATTGCATTGCTCAACGGCTGGAGAGAAACGTTCGAGACTATTCCTG CCATACTTCTGGCGGTGCCGTATGGGATTCTAGCGGACTGGGTCGGATATCGACCCGTCGCTTTGTTGGCCTTTTTTGGTAGTGCCATGTGCTCCAACTGGAGCAGAGTAGTTT TCTGGTTTTACCCCATCTTACCCCCTCGTGCTCTTTGGTTCTCTGCCCTTTGGCAGATTCTAGGGGGAGGGCCGCAGGTCGTAACGTCCTTGAGTTTCTCGGCTGTGGCTACTATCACCCCTGCTAAAATGAG AACGACCGTTTTCTCCCAAATGACAGCGGTAATCTTGGCTACGGAGCTGATTGCACCCCCAGTTGGGGCAGCGCTAATGAAAAAAAATCCTTGGGCACCGTTCCTCGCGTCCTCTGTGATTGCTATATTTTCAGTTCTTTGGGGAGTGTTGTTTTTTCCTGCTATCTATAACCAGGCCAAGCCAGCTTCAACCTCAGGCCACGAGCAGCCGCCGGTTCGTGCCTGGTATGCCTCGGAAGGAATCCAAGAGCTCTATGAGCAGCTCTCGCAAAATAAAAATGCCGCACTTGTTGTCGTCTCCTTCTTTGTCACACTTGTAGGAACACACGCCTTTGCGCTTCTATTGCAGTATATCTCGAAGAGGTTCCACACATCATATGCCGAGGTGCGTTCTCTACTTTCTTCCCAGACTTTTGAGCCACTTGTGAATGCTGAACAAAATTCCTTTCCATAG
- a CDS encoding tat pathway signal sequence protein, giving the protein MPSGYSALQDVEARQSIDESEISEVYQDVKNRPKMLDVASGCKISIVKKLALLSLFAGYTALVLGLGHALKKSNSSYIEPSAALLYLQEKHLQSLPRSYDQSVTFNGTLDYPSNFRGAPSPDIDRAWARSINLGAVNVSLSDDDIRLLGMDPDTTVKLPPEDGGAYRVHFEFSHQMHCVDFIRMWTYRNQYNEEQEEFSDSEAIQRTHIDHCVEMMRQFVMCHADTNLVTTNWVAGRNSPYPNFNTKHTCRNFDEVVDWAWDHQITIRTASKPEGVKELPIPP; this is encoded by the exons ATGCCCAGCGGGTACTCCGCTCTCCAGGACGTTGAGGCAAGGCAAAGTATTGATGAAAGCGAGATTAGCGAAGTCTATCAGGATGTGAAAAACAGGCCCAAAATGTTGGATGTGGCAAGTGGCTGTAAGATCTCTATCGTTAAAAAGCTTGCACTATTGAGTCTATTCGCCGGTTATACTGCTCTGGTACTTGGCCTTGGGCACGCGTTGAAAAAGTCAAATAGTTCATATATTGAACCTTCAGCGGCATTGCTTTATCTTCAAG AAAAACACCTCCAGTCCCTTCCACGGTCGTACGATCAGTCCGTCACATTCAATGGAACTCTGGACTATCCATCAAATTTCCGAGGTGCACCATCACCAGACATCGATCGCGCATGGGCTCGTTCCATCAACC TTGGGGCAGTGAATGTTTCTTTATCTGACGATGACATACGACTATTGGGCATGGATCCAGATACCACAGTAAAGCTTCCTCCTGAGGATGGAGGCGCTTATCGAGTTCACTTTGAATTCTCGCATCAGATGCATTGTGTG GACTTTATACGCATGTGGACATATCGGAACCAATACAACGAAGAACAAGAGGAGTTCTCGGACAGTGAAGCAATACAGCGGACTCACATCG ACCATTGCGTTGAAATGATGAGGCAGTTTGTCATGTGCCATGCGGATACCAATCTTGTTACTACGAACTGGGTAGCCGGGAGGAACTCGCCATACCCTAATTTTAACACCAAACACACCTGTCGGAATTTCGATGAAGTCGTCGATTGGGCATGGGACCATCAGATAACCATCAGAACCGCTTCTAAGCCTGAAGGGGTAAAGGAACTTCCAATTCCACCCTAA
- a CDS encoding SSCR protein, with translation MRPTLEDLSHKGDEAWATELFTPHGGFLVVRRNETMKENWGISMFHGLHCLQLIRSSLQRAREMGTGSMPGSHGDHHEQHLEHLDESHLQHCFSYITQSLMCSADDTIEPPQEQYNSDGNLVDLSIDGMGYVHQCRDSGHIWDIVRRSEKVPIEKWDWEINDTVESVFIEP, from the exons ATGCGTCCCACTTTGGAGGATTTGTCGCACAAGGGAGACGAGGCATGGGCGACAGAGTTATTTACTCCCCATGGTGGGTTCCTGGTAGTCCGTAGGAACGAAACCATGAAAGAAAACTGGGGGATCTCGATGTTCCATGGACTGCATTGTCTTCAGTTGATTCGCAGTTCGCTTCAACGGGCCAGAGAAATGGGAACTGGCTCCATGCCAGGCAGCCATGGGGATCATCATGAACAACATTTAGAACACTTGGATGAATCTCATCTACAACATTGCTTTAGCTACATTACTCAG TCTTTGATGTGCTCCGCTGACGATACGATTGAGCCACCACAAGAGCAGTATAATAGTGATGGGAATTTGGTCGATCTGAGTATTGACGGTATGGGATATGTGCATCAATGTCGTGATTCCGGCCACATCTGGGATATTGTCCGACGGTCGGAGAAAGTCCCAATCGAAAAATGGGACTGGGAAATCAACGATACAGTGGAAAGTGTTTTTATAGAACCTTGA
- a CDS encoding tat pathway signal sequence protein, whose amino-acid sequence MSLDFDNPEASLLKSEAFICEPALIYSPARDAVQPEEKIIHVELKSENEYNGKPNPSNDAAWTRLFKNANIRLKPHELEKTKRTSVKLSDGSGDFYGTLDVYHQLHCVRYIREYVHSEYYNLKATPVSNMDHVDHCIDMLRQIVMCRGDIALTTYKWIPNYSLPWPDFGLAHECRNWERIDNWASKRAIDVNDYSLIVHPELGPAFLEPDWNRTKGGA is encoded by the exons ATGTCGCTAGATTTTGACAACCCCGAGGCTTCACTGCTCAAATCGGAGGCCTTCA TATGCGAACCGGCATTAATCTATT CTCCAGCAAGAGATGCTGTACAGCCCGAGGAGAAGATCATCCATGTTGAATTAAAGTCCGAAAATGAATACAACGGAAAACCaaatccttccaacgatGCCGCATGGACAAGGCTATTTAAAA ATGCAAACATCAGGCTTAAACCACATGAGCTTgaaaaaacaaagagaacCTCAGTGAAGCTGTCAGATGGCTCGGGTGACTTTTATGGGACACTTG ACGTCTATCATCAGCTACACTGTGTG AGATATATTCGTGAGTATGTTCACTCAGAGTACTACAATCTCAAAGCGACGCCGGTGTCAAACATGGACCATGTTG ATCACTGCATTGACATGCTACGTCAGATTGTCATGTGCCGAGGAGACATTGCGTTGACTACTTACAAATGGATTCCCAACTACAGTCTTCCATGGCCCGACTTCGGATTGGCTCATGAATGTAGAAACTGGGAACGCATCGATAATTGGGCTAGCAAGAGAGCCATTGACGTAAATGACTACAGTCTGATTGTGCATCCTGAACTAG GCCCAGCTTTTCTGGAGCCTGATTGGAACAGAACAAAGGGTGGTGCCTAG
- a CDS encoding Ankyrin repeat-containing protein, putative, giving the protein MKQVPPQDPNVLSTVPPGSMENTHSNGGNSQGPETPAMVTDFSVTQMVEDILEHDQGRRGSWTGRGRFQESEFQNLATKPMEKGNTPLHQAASYGQLPIVRLLLARGADRRSVNTLGKTPLHLAAELGDLEMVQTLSNDRSVINMQDKSGSTALHLAAMAGHHGVVQILLDGGADIEARI; this is encoded by the exons ATGAAACAAGTACCACCACAAG ACCCCAATGTTCTTTCAACTGTGCCCCCGGGCTCAATGGAGAATACCCATAGCAACGGAGGCAATTCTCAAGGGCCCGAAACTCCCGCAATGGTGACCGACTTCTCGGTCACTCAAATGGTCGAAGATATCTTGGAGCATGATCAGGGACGGCGGGGTTCTTGGACGGGGCGGGGCCGCTTTCAAGAG TCTGAATTCCAAAATCTGGCCACAAAACCTATGGAGAAAGGAAATACTCCATTGCATCAAGCTGCCTCTTATGGCCAACTACCTATTGTTCGTCTACTCTTGGCTCGAGGTGCAGACCGAAGATCGGTCAATACGCTCGGCAAAACGCCGCTGCATTTGGCAGCCGAGTTGGGTGATCTTGAGATGGTACAAACTCTGAGTAATGACAGATCTGTTATCAATATGCAAGACAAATCTGGATCGACGGCACTACACTTAGCTGCAATGGCTGGCCATCATGGAGTGGTTCAAATCTTACTGGACGGTGGTGCGGATATAGAAGCTAGAATCTGA